One genomic window of Paramormyrops kingsleyae isolate MSU_618 chromosome 22, PKINGS_0.4, whole genome shotgun sequence includes the following:
- the LOC111839616 gene encoding uncharacterized protein isoform X1 codes for MPFQMTSCLKTGNGNSSGFNHNKRLNTQKNGKHEEYDRKLVADPHCKLVEEFFEQIRDSKELPELVKKHSGFEIKLKEPKGYAVRITDLDGTVYWGRDEMLESWSELYLPEPTEMVVIGAIDNFPSLAEGLQLIVLVDSQGRVYFYENEVLHLIAESLKDFFKKGATFPPIESYKYGQYTAPESEEEYLKLLDEMGLARIDKSTEDFVQNKDRDLTELLDFLECF; via the exons ATGCCATTTCAAATGACTAGTTGTCTGAAAACAGGAAATGGAAATTCATCTGGCTTCAACCACAATAAAAG gCTCAACACACAGAAGAATGGGAAGCATGAAGAGTACGATCGTAAATTGGTGGCAGATCCCCATTGTAAATTGGTTGAAGAATTCTTTGAGCAAA TCAGAGACTCGAAGGAACTTCCTGAGCTAGTGAAGAAACACAGTGGgtttgaaattaaattaaaggaaCCAAAAGGCTATGCAGTCAGAATCACAGATCTGGATGGAACCGTCTACTGGGGAAGAGATGAGATGCTGGAGAGCTGGAGTGAGCTGTACCTTCCTGAGCCAACGGAGATGGTCGTCATTGGTGCCATCGATAACTTCCCATCTTTGGCAGAAGGGCTGCAGCTCATCGTGCTGGTAGACAGCCAGGGTAGAGTCTACTTCTATGAGAACGAGGTCCTGCATCTTATAGCCGAAAGTTTGAAAGACTTCTTCAAGAAGGGTGCAACTTTTCCTCCCATTGAGAGCTACAAATATGGACAGTACACTGCACCAGAG TCTGAAGAGGAATATTTGAAACTACTGGATGAGATGGGCCTTGCAAGGATTGACAAGAGTACAGAGGACTTTGTGCAGAATAAGGACAGAGATTTAACAGAATTGTTGGATTTCCTTGAATGTTTCTAG